From a single Nostoc edaphicum CCNP1411 genomic region:
- a CDS encoding ATP-binding protein: MSSAYQLKPWTQVVTPHSDILSGNLDNATYAASLSLVVRQDPNCPPVYRNARDFFNATYLTTALKKLLTDVLKSLRGDAGDRVLQLRTPFGGGKTHSLISLYHITKNRSDLQSITQLDELPNPGDVRVAHFIGFEAGAIKGIEIDDSPPIFTPWGYLAWQLGGHQAYSLLATEDQQKVAPGNEVWRKILGDTPNLILIDELLVFVESAMAVQVGDSNFGRQVLIFIQKLTEIVRELPKTVLVYSLQASVAESFGNEGLLSALDKLVSRIDAKKEPVSGDEVMQVIQRRLFSNIGDTAIIQEVARQQAELFRRLRESYADTNREKQEIQQQADLLADRILVSYPFHPDLIDLMYYRWGTLPSYQRTRGALQFLAAATYALWEAKDNSWLITPGSIPFDNDIVKNAFFSQVGARDAYSSVLISDLTGRKAKVKTVDNRIAADAPALSHLKVGTRLSSAILMYSFGTRGGDKGVLEQEITSACLAPGLDRTTITAALSDLREELLHLHYVGQRYRFETKANLNKLIADEEGKVSSDEVLQKIQEELNKTLPNIRGKVVWPKDAAAIPDKVKQFSIVYLEPSWADKSKDLVLVDALNWLENRGNDKREFKNALAFVVPNKAQMDKAREGARTALAISELIEKKNKKKGSSEELEELNELTSKAKDATSEIVAAVRRLYEYILLPLPDTSGEKPVRLESVDLQSQLNTSQNLQERVLDALKNYVFETTTASKLVSLSGLENPDKEYIAGEELVSYFFRFPTLPKMLGVEGIKKSILKAIEQGLIGYVPSMTISGEIPVVDNSNLISFEKVIPADELDLAGYLLSPSLVNKLRTVKSPEIVETIIKDAEEDNTVKLIYGSGDSGSTTKRRVAEEKQTVEYKSDASSIERTVLLDIVNGKKPARYYKLTSSTDKAKIFQLFEVLQALSDKAEGMTITIEVQAHTQDSFDLNWIRNAIEEPLDEMDIRASTRLE; this comes from the coding sequence ATGAGCAGTGCTTACCAACTCAAACCTTGGACACAAGTTGTCACTCCCCACTCCGATATTCTCAGTGGGAACTTAGATAATGCTACTTATGCAGCTAGTTTGAGTTTGGTAGTACGCCAAGATCCTAATTGTCCCCCAGTCTACCGAAATGCTCGTGATTTTTTCAATGCTACTTACTTGACTACAGCCCTGAAAAAACTCCTAACAGATGTCCTTAAAAGTCTAAGGGGAGATGCAGGTGATAGAGTATTACAACTTCGCACACCTTTTGGTGGTGGTAAAACTCACTCCCTTATCAGTCTTTATCACATCACTAAAAATCGCAGCGACTTACAAAGTATCACCCAATTAGATGAATTACCAAATCCTGGTGATGTCCGTGTAGCCCATTTTATTGGCTTTGAAGCGGGTGCTATCAAAGGAATAGAAATTGATGATAGTCCACCTATTTTTACCCCTTGGGGATATTTGGCATGGCAATTAGGTGGACATCAGGCTTACTCTTTATTAGCCACAGAAGACCAACAAAAGGTTGCTCCCGGTAATGAGGTTTGGAGAAAGATACTTGGCGATACACCTAACCTCATCCTTATAGATGAATTACTGGTGTTTGTAGAAAGTGCAATGGCGGTACAAGTAGGAGATTCTAACTTTGGTCGCCAAGTTCTCATTTTTATCCAAAAACTCACTGAAATTGTGAGAGAATTACCCAAAACTGTTTTAGTATATTCTCTGCAAGCTAGTGTCGCTGAATCTTTTGGTAATGAAGGGTTACTCAGTGCCTTAGATAAATTGGTTAGTCGCATTGATGCTAAAAAAGAACCTGTCTCTGGCGATGAAGTGATGCAGGTAATCCAGAGACGGTTATTTAGCAATATTGGCGATACGGCAATTATTCAAGAAGTAGCTAGACAACAAGCAGAATTATTCCGCAGGTTGCGTGAAAGTTATGCTGATACTAATCGTGAAAAACAAGAAATTCAACAACAAGCTGATTTATTAGCAGACAGAATTTTAGTTAGTTATCCTTTCCATCCTGATTTAATTGATTTAATGTATTATCGCTGGGGAACTCTGCCCAGTTATCAACGGACTCGCGGTGCATTACAATTTCTTGCTGCCGCCACTTATGCTTTGTGGGAAGCAAAAGATAATTCTTGGCTAATTACTCCAGGAAGTATTCCGTTTGATAATGACATTGTGAAAAATGCTTTCTTTTCGCAAGTTGGGGCAAGAGATGCTTACAGTTCTGTATTAATTTCTGATTTAACTGGACGGAAGGCTAAGGTTAAAACAGTAGATAATCGCATTGCTGCTGATGCTCCGGCATTGTCCCATTTAAAGGTAGGTACTCGTCTATCTTCTGCCATTTTAATGTATTCGTTTGGTACAAGAGGAGGAGATAAAGGGGTTTTAGAACAAGAAATTACCTCTGCCTGCCTTGCACCAGGATTAGACAGGACGACAATTACTGCTGCTTTAAGTGATTTGCGGGAAGAATTACTTCATCTACACTATGTTGGTCAACGGTATCGCTTTGAAACCAAAGCAAATTTGAATAAGTTAATTGCTGATGAAGAAGGCAAGGTGAGTAGCGATGAAGTATTGCAGAAAATTCAGGAGGAACTAAATAAAACTTTGCCTAACATCCGAGGTAAAGTTGTCTGGCCTAAAGATGCTGCCGCTATTCCAGATAAAGTTAAGCAGTTTAGTATTGTTTACCTAGAGCCAAGTTGGGCAGATAAGAGTAAGGATTTAGTTTTGGTAGATGCCTTAAATTGGTTAGAGAATCGCGGTAATGATAAACGGGAATTTAAAAATGCACTTGCTTTTGTAGTTCCCAATAAAGCACAAATGGATAAGGCACGGGAAGGCGCAAGAACTGCTTTAGCGATATCTGAACTAATTGAAAAAAAGAATAAGAAAAAGGGTTCTTCGGAAGAATTAGAAGAATTGAATGAACTTACTAGCAAAGCTAAGGATGCTACAAGTGAGATTGTCGCTGCCGTGCGTCGTCTGTATGAATATATTTTACTGCCTCTCCCAGATACTAGCGGTGAAAAACCTGTGAGGTTGGAAAGTGTTGATTTACAATCTCAACTCAATACCAGTCAGAATTTGCAAGAACGGGTATTAGATGCTTTAAAGAATTATGTTTTTGAAACTACTACTGCTAGTAAGTTAGTTAGCTTATCTGGGTTAGAAAATCCAGATAAGGAATATATAGCTGGGGAGGAATTAGTGAGTTATTTTTTCCGCTTCCCTACTTTACCCAAAATGTTAGGGGTAGAAGGAATTAAAAAATCTATTCTCAAAGCCATTGAACAAGGTTTAATTGGTTATGTACCATCAATGACTATTAGTGGTGAAATCCCTGTAGTAGATAATTCCAATTTAATCAGTTTTGAGAAAGTCATACCCGCCGATGAGTTAGACCTAGCCGGTTATCTTTTATCCCCCAGCTTGGTTAATAAGTTGCGTACTGTGAAATCTCCAGAAATAGTGGAGACGATAATAAAGGATGCGGAAGAAGATAATACTGTTAAACTAATTTATGGTTCGGGTGACTCTGGTAGCACTACAAAGAGAAGAGTTGCTGAAGAAAAACAAACTGTAGAGTATAAATCAGACGCGAGTAGTATTGAGCGAACTGTGTTGCTTGATATTGTTAATGGGAAAAAACCTGCACGTTATTACAAGCTGACATCTTCTACTGATAAGGCAAAGATATTTCAATTGTTTGAAGTGTTACAAGCTTTATCTGATAAAGCTGAGGGGATGACTATCACAATTGAGGTACAAGCTCACACGCAGGATAGTTTTGACCTCAATTGGATACGTAATGCCATTGAGGAGCCATTAGATGAAATGG
- a CDS encoding DUF1156 domain-containing protein — MIELCKWEAGEATIAKAKRQILEAQRERLNLPADTPLNQVPPPKVLDMFSGGGAIPLEALRLGCETYAVELNPVAHIIELCTLVYPQKYGKQLADEVEKWGNWVIEKVREEIGDLYPAIKVGEVLQEEPQQLELLQHPKVKQLSLAQTLTPVAYLWTRTVKCPNPACGAEVPLVRQTWLCKKAKKYVALKVIPNYETKRVEFEVVEAATEKGLGFDPAAGSSRGNSTCRHCGTTIPTKPYIQEQGKAGKIGHQLMAIVCTTLGEQGKTYLSGTAYEKYIPDEIVIKNRLQTLVEEIGVSTPDEPVKVWSGVFNAPLYGLDKFEKLFTFRQLLSMMTFVKWVKLAHYEILQQGNEEELAKAISTYLSVMCDRLADYNSSITHWHNTGEKMSNTFSRQALPMVWDFAEINPLGNASGNAKGALDWILQFIRRESQEYSKPGILQRSSATSISVESESLDAVITDPPYFDSVPYADLSDFFYVWLKRSIGHLYPEHFSSQLTPKKNEAIMEPSRHGGDKKKAAQFYEEMMHKAFCEANRVLKPNGMMVVVYAHKTTSGWSTLIDSLRRARFTITEAWPLDTEMSSRLRGQNSAALASSIFLVSRKRTDTKIGDYAMDVRPELSKIVQSRVKTLMAEGVSGADLVIACIGAGLRAYTQYDRVELPNGDELDANSFLNEVQKEVLEEILTEVLKCDKKGISAVDKPTQYYILGRYEYGESIVEFDEANTLARGVGVELDGAAGLTDGKLYLVKKTKNQVQLRDYTERGADADLGIQKTEKQQEFNVKPQAIGIAPTLIDILHRLLWLQENKPQEINNFITLAQPDATQLRLVAQALGGRALTPEAGATQFVNGHRTKEQQQIDTLLASWKRVVEENLFTQAK, encoded by the coding sequence ATGATTGAATTGTGCAAATGGGAAGCTGGAGAAGCAACTATTGCTAAAGCTAAAAGGCAGATATTAGAAGCACAACGAGAACGGTTAAATTTACCAGCAGACACACCATTAAATCAAGTACCGCCACCAAAAGTTTTAGATATGTTTTCTGGTGGAGGGGCAATTCCTTTAGAAGCATTACGTTTGGGTTGTGAAACCTACGCTGTTGAACTTAATCCAGTGGCTCATATTATTGAGCTTTGTACGCTAGTTTATCCCCAGAAATACGGGAAACAATTAGCAGATGAAGTAGAGAAATGGGGAAATTGGGTAATTGAAAAAGTGCGGGAAGAAATTGGTGACTTATATCCTGCTATTAAAGTCGGAGAAGTTCTGCAAGAAGAACCTCAGCAATTAGAGTTACTGCAACATCCAAAAGTAAAGCAACTAAGTCTTGCACAAACTTTAACTCCAGTTGCATATTTATGGACGCGCACTGTGAAATGTCCTAATCCTGCTTGTGGTGCGGAGGTTCCTTTAGTGCGTCAGACTTGGTTGTGTAAGAAGGCGAAAAAGTATGTGGCGCTCAAAGTGATTCCAAATTATGAGACAAAGCGGGTTGAGTTTGAAGTGGTGGAAGCTGCGACGGAAAAAGGGTTAGGTTTTGACCCTGCGGCTGGTAGTTCTCGTGGTAATTCTACTTGTCGTCATTGTGGAACTACTATTCCAACTAAACCATATATTCAAGAGCAGGGGAAAGCAGGAAAGATCGGTCATCAATTAATGGCTATTGTTTGCACTACTTTAGGAGAGCAAGGTAAAACATATCTAAGCGGTACAGCTTATGAGAAGTATATTCCTGATGAAATAGTTATTAAAAATCGTCTACAAACATTAGTGGAAGAAATAGGAGTTAGCACCCCAGATGAACCTGTAAAAGTTTGGTCTGGTGTTTTTAATGCTCCATTATACGGTTTAGATAAATTTGAAAAATTATTTACGTTTCGTCAATTACTATCAATGATGACGTTTGTAAAGTGGGTGAAGTTAGCGCATTATGAGATTTTGCAGCAAGGTAATGAAGAAGAGTTAGCAAAAGCGATAAGCACTTATTTAAGCGTAATGTGTGATAGGTTAGCTGATTATAATAGTTCAATTACTCATTGGCATAATACTGGAGAGAAAATGAGTAATACATTTTCACGTCAAGCCTTACCAATGGTCTGGGATTTTGCAGAAATAAATCCATTAGGTAATGCTTCAGGCAATGCTAAAGGTGCGCTAGATTGGATTTTGCAATTTATCAGACGGGAATCACAAGAATATAGTAAACCTGGAATTTTGCAACGCAGTTCTGCAACATCAATCTCTGTTGAATCAGAATCATTAGACGCAGTAATTACCGACCCTCCATATTTTGATTCTGTCCCATACGCTGATTTATCTGACTTCTTTTATGTCTGGCTTAAACGTTCAATTGGACATCTTTATCCAGAACATTTTTCTAGTCAACTCACTCCCAAGAAAAACGAAGCTATTATGGAACCTTCTAGACATGGAGGGGATAAGAAAAAAGCAGCACAATTCTATGAAGAAATGATGCACAAAGCATTTTGTGAAGCAAATAGAGTGCTGAAACCAAACGGCATGATGGTTGTAGTTTATGCCCATAAAACTACATCAGGTTGGTCAACATTGATTGATTCTCTCAGACGGGCAAGATTTACTATTACAGAAGCATGGCCACTTGACACAGAAATGTCATCAAGATTACGTGGTCAAAATTCCGCAGCATTAGCATCTAGCATCTTCCTAGTTTCTCGCAAACGCACAGATACCAAAATTGGCGACTATGCAATGGATGTCCGTCCAGAATTATCAAAAATTGTCCAAAGCCGTGTAAAAACCCTGATGGCAGAAGGTGTTTCTGGTGCTGATTTAGTAATTGCTTGCATCGGTGCGGGACTACGCGCCTACACCCAATATGACCGGGTAGAACTGCCCAATGGCGACGAATTAGACGCTAATTCATTCCTAAACGAAGTACAAAAAGAAGTATTAGAAGAAATTCTCACCGAAGTCCTGAAGTGTGATAAAAAAGGAATTTCCGCCGTCGATAAACCCACCCAATATTACATACTGGGACGCTACGAATATGGGGAATCTATAGTGGAATTTGACGAAGCTAACACCTTAGCACGAGGAGTAGGTGTAGAACTTGACGGTGCTGCTGGGTTAACAGATGGCAAACTTTATCTGGTGAAGAAGACTAAAAATCAAGTGCAATTACGAGACTATACAGAACGTGGTGCAGATGCAGATTTAGGAATCCAAAAAACCGAAAAACAACAAGAATTTAATGTTAAACCCCAAGCTATTGGCATAGCACCAACATTAATTGATATTCTGCATCGTCTCCTGTGGTTGCAAGAAAATAAACCCCAAGAAATTAATAACTTTATAACTTTAGCCCAACCGGATGCTACCCAACTGCGACTCGTCGCCCAAGCTTTAGGAGGACGTGCGTTAACACCAGAAGCAGGTGCTACACAGTTTGTCAATGGACACCGGACAAAAGAACAACAGCAAATAGATACTTTATTGGCTTCTTGGAAACGAGTAGTTGAAGAGAATTTATTTACTCAAGCTAAGTAG
- a CDS encoding DUF1156 domain-containing protein — protein MNSVKIISLDRRLIEDFIPIKEISVESAREKSIRKGHISTLHLWWARRPLVAARAAVFASLIAAPETP, from the coding sequence ATGAACTCAGTCAAAATAATATCTCTAGATCGTCGCCTGATTGAAGACTTCATTCCCATCAAGGAAATATCTGTTGAATCTGCACGAGAAAAATCTATTAGAAAGGGTCATATTTCTACACTACATTTATGGTGGGCAAGAAGGCCATTGGTAGCAGCTAGGGCGGCGGTTTTTGCTTCGTTAATTGCTGCACCAGAAACTCCCTAA
- a CDS encoding DUF3883 domain-containing protein, with the protein MTEEGYPATVEVSKYPGMRNDPEVEAFAMQYVMDYERQRGWEPEDVSQKHDGSGFDIRSVGPVDEVTGIASVQRIEVKGRAQHNQEVALTVNEWRKAQQLGDSYWLYVVWGCTSENPQLLTIQNPAKVFAGDAKEIKQVTRYVVGAEALYSKIV; encoded by the coding sequence GTGACAGAAGAGGGATATCCTGCAACTGTGGAGGTGTCCAAATATCCGGGGATGCGGAATGACCCAGAAGTGGAAGCTTTTGCGATGCAGTATGTGATGGACTATGAACGACAACGCGGATGGGAACCAGAGGATGTAAGTCAAAAACATGATGGTAGTGGTTTTGATATTCGCAGTGTGGGGCCAGTTGATGAAGTGACGGGAATTGCATCTGTGCAGCGCATTGAGGTGAAGGGCAGGGCGCAGCACAATCAAGAAGTTGCGTTGACTGTGAATGAATGGCGGAAGGCACAGCAGTTAGGTGATTCGTATTGGCTGTATGTAGTCTGGGGATGTACAAGTGAAAATCCGCAATTGTTAACGATACAAAATCCGGCTAAGGTGTTCGCTGGTGATGCCAAGGAAATTAAGCAAGTAACCCGGTATGTCGTGGGGGCTGAGGCATTATACAGCAAAATTGTTTAA
- a CDS encoding DEAD/DEAH box helicase — MVEQLIGKRIQIPGQFTGAVTVERFDVVDDTLLLTVRTQEGELREAILSNFEIEEILTSQEQKSVATVDANAFFLFIESVRIKTAFAYDPHFAVSLSGVRPLPHQLEAVYERILPQVRLRFLLADDPGAGKTIMAGLLLKELKLRNAIERILILAPAPLTIQWQDELRSKFSEIFEVINSTLAKNQLAGNPWERFRQCIASIDFAKRDDVAPGILQVDWDLVIIDEAHKCSARTQGDDLRRTGRYKLAEELSKITERILLLTATPHQGDVSHFHNFLRLLDPEQFISDELNPQLLSLNDSPWFLRRIKEELKDFQGRKLFKERFAITVPFTLSTAEHHLYEEITKYINKYLGKTKGRKQAAVALARTVLQRRLASSLNAIYSSLDRRKRRFADLVEELNKLPHQEQKQRLINLGKIVDPELESDDCEEDHLEELAIESTVAEQVDQLQEELRELERLVKLTQQVIDVGTETKLNRLKESLEEARFNEIKDGSGRLLIFTEHRDTLEYLKKNLTAWGYSTCEIHGGMNILARKAAQRDFQLSKQICLATEAAGEGINLQFCRLMINYDLPWNPNRLEQRMGRIHRIGQTHDVYVFNFVAENTVEGRVLEKLLAKLEEIRKAMGDRVFDVIGQLLQLNDIRFEELVREATYTKASEDEVLEQIERLDPKKLESLEQATGVALATSHVDLSQIRRTQTQDYVSEEQRLMPRYVEEFFKRACDFMRVNLDNRADGLWRVSYVKEEFRSNNLESVRKYGIADKEYLKLTFYKEHLAQPVHQDADLLSPGHSLFAAIVERLDSQLWERVSQQSAIFLDADAQQPYRIHFFEVQVAGMGRKGKDTVLKARLCAVAEKSTGELVLISPDCLHDLAPTQLSPDLVIYPPTPQEQQKVESWLKVKVQRSLMDLERAQRQRELEIRQDYLQKAMESTIAEAQRTQMKLAAKVAGGDETYRVTRDNAQNKVRNLQERYKNKQGELDYLKIIRPGRVAYLGSALVYPSSVTLRKHLPFLKSRAFV, encoded by the coding sequence ATGGTAGAGCAACTGATTGGAAAACGGATTCAAATTCCAGGACAGTTTACTGGTGCTGTAACTGTCGAGCGGTTTGATGTTGTTGACGACACATTGTTGTTGACGGTTCGTACTCAGGAAGGGGAATTGCGTGAAGCTATTTTGAGTAATTTTGAGATTGAGGAAATACTCACCTCACAAGAGCAGAAATCAGTTGCCACCGTTGACGCTAATGCATTTTTTCTTTTTATTGAGTCAGTACGAATAAAAACCGCATTCGCTTACGATCCACACTTTGCTGTGAGTCTTAGCGGTGTCCGTCCTCTCCCCCATCAGCTAGAAGCAGTTTACGAACGTATTTTGCCCCAGGTAAGGTTACGGTTTCTCCTCGCTGATGATCCAGGAGCAGGTAAAACAATTATGGCGGGGTTGTTGTTAAAAGAACTCAAACTGCGAAATGCCATTGAGCGCATTTTAATTCTTGCACCAGCACCATTAACAATTCAATGGCAGGATGAATTACGCAGTAAATTTTCTGAAATTTTTGAGGTTATTAATTCGACACTGGCCAAAAATCAGTTAGCAGGTAATCCTTGGGAAAGATTTCGGCAGTGTATTGCTTCTATTGACTTTGCGAAACGCGATGATGTTGCCCCTGGTATATTGCAAGTAGATTGGGATTTAGTAATTATTGATGAGGCACATAAATGTTCTGCTCGTACCCAAGGCGATGATTTACGCCGGACTGGACGCTATAAATTAGCAGAAGAGTTATCCAAAATTACTGAAAGAATATTACTATTAACGGCTACTCCTCACCAAGGCGATGTTAGTCATTTTCATAACTTCTTACGTTTACTTGACCCAGAACAATTTATTTCTGATGAACTTAATCCGCAGTTACTAAGTTTAAATGATAGTCCTTGGTTTTTACGTCGCATTAAAGAAGAGTTGAAGGATTTTCAGGGGCGAAAATTATTTAAGGAGCGATTCGCAATTACAGTACCATTTACTTTATCTACTGCTGAACATCATCTGTATGAGGAAATCACAAAATATATTAACAAATATTTAGGTAAGACTAAAGGCAGAAAACAGGCCGCAGTAGCATTAGCTAGGACAGTCTTGCAGAGACGTTTGGCTAGTAGTTTAAATGCCATTTATAGTTCTTTGGACAGACGTAAGCGCCGCTTTGCAGATTTAGTAGAAGAATTAAATAAACTACCACATCAAGAGCAAAAACAGCGATTAATTAATTTAGGTAAAATAGTTGATCCAGAGTTGGAAAGTGATGATTGCGAAGAAGACCACTTAGAAGAACTAGCCATTGAGTCTACAGTAGCAGAGCAAGTAGACCAACTCCAAGAAGAGTTACGGGAGTTAGAAAGGTTAGTCAAGCTTACCCAGCAGGTGATTGATGTTGGTACTGAGACTAAGTTAAATCGTCTTAAGGAAAGTCTGGAAGAAGCAAGATTTAATGAAATCAAAGATGGTAGTGGTAGATTGTTAATCTTTACGGAACACAGGGATACGCTGGAATATCTGAAAAAGAATTTAACTGCATGGGGATATAGTACCTGTGAAATTCATGGGGGAATGAATATTTTAGCCAGAAAAGCTGCTCAAAGAGATTTTCAATTAAGTAAACAAATTTGTCTAGCAACAGAAGCCGCAGGTGAAGGAATAAATTTACAGTTCTGTCGATTAATGATTAATTATGATCTTCCCTGGAACCCCAATCGCTTAGAGCAACGCATGGGCAGAATTCACCGGATTGGTCAAACGCATGATGTTTATGTTTTTAACTTCGTGGCGGAAAATACGGTAGAAGGTAGAGTATTAGAAAAGTTGCTGGCTAAGTTAGAAGAAATCCGCAAGGCAATGGGGGACAGGGTTTTTGATGTTATTGGTCAATTACTGCAATTAAATGATATCCGGTTTGAGGAATTGGTTAGAGAAGCAACTTATACGAAAGCCAGTGAAGATGAAGTTTTAGAGCAAATTGAACGTCTCGACCCGAAAAAATTAGAATCTCTTGAACAAGCTACAGGTGTGGCTTTAGCAACTTCTCATGTAGATTTATCCCAAATTCGTCGCACCCAAACGCAAGATTACGTTTCTGAAGAACAGCGTTTAATGCCCCGCTATGTAGAGGAATTCTTTAAACGTGCCTGTGACTTTATGCGCGTGAATTTAGATAATCGGGCTGATGGTTTATGGCGAGTAAGTTATGTCAAAGAGGAATTTCGTTCTAATAATTTGGAGTCAGTACGCAAATATGGGATTGCAGATAAAGAATATCTCAAACTGACTTTTTATAAAGAGCATTTGGCACAACCAGTACATCAAGATGCAGATTTATTATCACCAGGACATTCTTTATTCGCTGCTATTGTTGAACGCTTAGATTCCCAATTATGGGAAAGAGTATCCCAACAGTCTGCCATATTTCTTGATGCTGATGCTCAACAACCCTACCGCATTCACTTTTTTGAAGTGCAGGTGGCGGGTATGGGACGAAAAGGTAAAGATACAGTTCTCAAAGCTCGGTTATGTGCTGTTGCTGAAAAATCTACAGGAGAACTGGTACTAATTTCACCAGACTGCCTCCATGATTTAGCTCCTACCCAGTTATCTCCAGATTTGGTGATTTATCCCCCCACCCCCCAGGAACAACAAAAGGTGGAAAGCTGGTTAAAAGTAAAAGTGCAGCGTTCTTTAATGGATTTAGAAAGGGCGCAACGTCAACGGGAGTTAGAAATCCGCCAAGATTATTTACAGAAAGCGATGGAAAGCACCATCGCAGAGGCTCAACGCACTCAAATGAAATTAGCAGCGAAGGTTGCAGGAGGGGATGAAACCTACCGCGTGACAAGGGATAATGCTCAGAATAAGGTACGAAATTTGCAAGAACGTTATAAGAATAAACAAGGTGAACTGGACTATTTAAAAATTATTCGTCCTGGACGTGTGGCATATTTGGGAAGCGCCTTAGTATATCCCTCTTCTGTCACTCTCCGAAAACATTTGCCTTTTCTAAAATCTAGAGCTTTTGTATAA
- a CDS encoding helix-turn-helix domain-containing protein codes for MSKAQQHQQLLELHNQMFMSPQDFSYRWGLGYEELAKICAISKSTAYHWLGGQASRREAGLPYQRIMAVADFLFTNAEVINPLLEQWHNPQHPN; via the coding sequence ATGTCTAAAGCTCAACAACATCAGCAATTGCTAGAATTGCACAACCAAATGTTCATGTCCCCCCAAGATTTTAGCTATCGTTGGGGATTGGGTTACGAAGAATTAGCAAAAATCTGTGCCATCTCTAAATCTACGGCTTATCACTGGTTGGGTGGACAAGCCAGCCGCCGAGAAGCTGGATTACCTTATCAGAGAATTATGGCTGTGGCTGATTTTCTTTTCACCAACGCCGAAGTAATTAATCCTCTGTTGGAGCAGTGGCATAATCCTCAACACCCGAATTAA